AACCCGGACAGAAGATCAGCTCCCATCTGAACGTTCTGCTCAGCAGTAAGGCAGCGCAGAAGATTATGGCCCTGGAAAATCATGCCGATCCGGCGGCGAAGCAGCTGTCGTTGGCCCCGACCGGCACCTTTCAGCTGCTGTCCAAACACGCGCACATCTCCCTGCTGGACCTGACGAAGCGCACCGATCAGAGTGAGGAGAGTGGTCTTGCCACACCCTGATGGACCGGTCAGCAAGACCACTTCGCCGGCTGCGATCTGAAGTTCTACCGACTGAAGAACCTGTCGACGCGTTGACCCACGCCCATACCAGTGGCTGAGATTTTCAATCCTCACCGTGCTGATGAGATCAGCACCTTGATGTTGAGCTGGATGAGAAAGAACCGTCATGGCCTCAGAAGATCTCCGCTGGATCGGCATCCACCAGACGGCGCATGGCCAAACCTGCCGATGCCATACACATCACCAGGATCATGCTGAACACAGTCATGGCTCGACTGAAATCCATCGCCACAGGAAGCGCAGTGGCACTCCTCACGAGCCAATAAAGCCCCTGCCCAGCTGCATAGGCCGGTAGGTACCCGAATAGAGCGAGCAAAAGCCCCTCCCGAACAACAACGCCCAGCAGGGTTCTGAGCTTGTACCCCATGGCCATCAACGTGGCGTACTCCGGCAGGTGGTCACTCACATCGGAGTAGAGCACCTGATAGACGATGACGCAGCCGACGACAAAGCCCATCGCAGCACCCAAGGTGAAGATGAAGCCGATCGAGGTGCTTGTGCGCCAGTAGTTTTGCTCGAAATCAATGAACCCCTGCTTGGTGAGGACAGTGACGTCCTCAGGCAGCAGTGCATTGAGTTCCTCCACCACCGCTTCAGCGTCAGAACCCTGCTGCAACCGAACCAGTCCAACCTCAATGCTTCCTGGTGGAGTATTGGGCAGAAGATCGAGAAACGTTTCGCTGCTGGTGAGCAGATTGCCGTCAGCTCCAAAGGAACTACCGAGCTCAATCAGACCAGCCACTCGCACCCTGCGACCTGAAATTTCACTTTCAACCGTTCGACCAGCACGGAACCACTCAGCGACGGGACCAAACTCAGGTCGCGACTTCTCGTCGAACAGAACCCGACCTTTCTGGGTCAGCACCTGGGCCTTTGGCGCCAGCGTTGAGTCGACAAATAGAGGATCACCCGGTTCGAAGCCAAGGGCAAGAATCGATCGGGTGCCGCGTGTCTTGGGATTGCGCCAAAGCAGCAGATTCCAGTGCACGGGCGTGATGCCCTTCACCTCAGGCAACGCCATGGCCTGCACCAGACGACGGCGAGGGAAGCCGGCCATGCTCACGGAACTGGTCGACCGTGGACTAATCAGAACAATGTCAGCGTCGAAGAGTCGATGAACCGTGACGCTGGCATCAAAGAGGCCATCACGGAATCCGAGCTGCATAAACATCAGAATTCCAGCGAAACTGATGCCAGCCAAGGCAACTGCCAGACGAACCGGTTGGCGCACCAGCATCAGTGAAGCCAGTGGAATTCGACGCCCGCTCAGAAAGCGACCGATCATGGGGAGCTGAATCGGGCGATCACCTTCAGGCCCGAAAGCCTTGAAACGCGCTGAGTTGACCCTGAATCCAACCTCACCAGTACCTCAATAATCCTGGCATCCGCATCTCCAGTTGGATCCGTGGATAACACCTGTCGTTGACGCACTTGAGGGCTGATGCGCTCAACCGTTCCCTGAAGATCACCTTCGAAACCACCGTTCTCACTGATCAACGTGACCGTTTCCCCAACATTGATGCGGTTGATGTCTGACTCATAGACCTCGATCAAAGCCTCCATCGATTGACTGGCTCCAACGTCCACGACACCTTCAGCGCCAGGACGCTCACCCACTCGGGCACGCAGTTTGAGAGCCGTGCCATCGATTGGAGAACGAAGCTCGCTGTCGTTGAGATCAGCTTCAAGCTTTCCGCGCTCGGCGATCAGTTCGGTCCTTTTGCGTTCAAGCAGGGTGAGTTCGTTCTGTTTTTCCTCAAGGACAACAACCTTCGCTGCCCCCTGACCGGCGGCCTGCGCGTAACGGGCAACCTCTCTTCTTTTCAGAGGTATCTCCATCTCAGTGGTGCGAATCTTCGCGTCAAGTGCAACAAGATCCGCTTCTATTTTTGGTCTGTTATCGAACACAGCGAGCACTTGCCCCTTGCTCACTGGATCACCCTCCTTGACCAGCAGCGTGGCCACCCTCGGGGAGCCACCGAAACCGCTCATCGGCGCAGCCAGACGACGCACTTCACCGGCAGGTCTGAGGCTTCCAAGGGCTGCGACCGATTCTGGCTTTCGAGCCGCCTGCTGCTCGGAGGCGGCGACTGGAGTGGATGGCTGCGGGCGACGCAGCATCAACGCTCCACCTCCAACGGCCAGGACCGCCAGCATCCCAACGCCGATCCAGATCCGACCCGGTCCGATCAGGGGCTTGATGGCTCGTCGAACAGCAGCTCCTCGATGTAGCGATCCGCCCATACCGTCCCGAAGGCTTTCTCCAGAACCCGCCGCGTTTTGTCGTTGCGTTTCTGTTGCCGGCAATAGGAGACCTGTCCGTGATATCGGGCCAGAGTAGAAGGAGCACTGGGGTCATCGGGCACTGCGACCTGCACGGCATCCCCCAGAACCTGGAGGTAATCGTCAACCACTTCCACAAAACGATCTTCTTCCTGTTGATTCACGGGGCGGATGAATCTCACGAAAGGCGAGAAAATAGTCGCCCAAGCGGGAAGTTCTCGCACCTGTTC
Above is a window of Synechococcus sp. BIOS-U3-1 DNA encoding:
- a CDS encoding HlyD family efflux transporter periplasmic adaptor subunit; translation: MLAVLAVGGGALMLRRPQPSTPVAASEQQAARKPESVAALGSLRPAGEVRRLAAPMSGFGGSPRVATLLVKEGDPVSKGQVLAVFDNRPKIEADLVALDAKIRTTEMEIPLKRREVARYAQAAGQGAAKVVVLEEKQNELTLLERKRTELIAERGKLEADLNDSELRSPIDGTALKLRARVGERPGAEGVVDVGASQSMEALIEVYESDINRINVGETVTLISENGGFEGDLQGTVERISPQVRQRQVLSTDPTGDADARIIEVLVRLDSGSTQRVSRLSGLKVIARFSSP
- the devC gene encoding ABC transporter permease DevC, producing MIGRFLSGRRIPLASLMLVRQPVRLAVALAGISFAGILMFMQLGFRDGLFDASVTVHRLFDADIVLISPRSTSSVSMAGFPRRRLVQAMALPEVKGITPVHWNLLLWRNPKTRGTRSILALGFEPGDPLFVDSTLAPKAQVLTQKGRVLFDEKSRPEFGPVAEWFRAGRTVESEISGRRVRVAGLIELGSSFGADGNLLTSSETFLDLLPNTPPGSIEVGLVRLQQGSDAEAVVEELNALLPEDVTVLTKQGFIDFEQNYWRTSTSIGFIFTLGAAMGFVVGCVIVYQVLYSDVSDHLPEYATLMAMGYKLRTLLGVVVREGLLLALFGYLPAYAAGQGLYWLVRSATALPVAMDFSRAMTVFSMILVMCMASAGLAMRRLVDADPAEIF
- a CDS encoding DevA family ABC transporter ATP-binding protein, with the protein product MTVLSHPAQHQGADLISTVRIENLSHWYGRGSTRRQVLQSVELQIAAGEVVLLTGPSGCGKTTLLTLIGALRQVQQGDVRVFGQQLKGAGRGQRQLLRRRIGMIFQGHNLLRCLTAEQNVQMGADLLSGFSYRGRRDQAREWLRAVGLEDHFSKLPQDLSGGQKQRVAIARALAARPQLLLADEPTAALDSSTGREVVELLKRLAREQACSVLMVTHDPRILDVADRLVKMEDGHLLQAIE